In Callithrix jacchus isolate 240 chromosome 18, calJac240_pri, whole genome shotgun sequence, one DNA window encodes the following:
- the SHE gene encoding SH2 domain-containing adapter protein E isoform X1, with protein MQWPPTPGASPCLGWASSLACSTAATLLVRAGRGPLMAAKWFKEFPLNLKTVSERAKPGGGGGGKLRKNSEAGGAGPGPGKGRKNSAAELGSGRAGVGPKDSRLSRDSLQGLIQAAAGKNRKNSRATEEEPHRGATKSSGCSTYINRLIKVDTQEKNGKTNYPSSSSSSSSSSSSSSSASSSPSSLGPELDKGKIIKQQDTVIILEDYADPYDAKRTKGQRDAERVGENDGYMEPYDAQQMITEIRRRGSKDPLVKALQLLDNPCEPAEGSLKSETLAKRRSSKDLLGKPPQLYDTPYEPAEGGPRAEGKARPPDSRLPENDERPAAEYEQPWEWKKEQIVRALSVQFEGAERPSLREETVRQHHRQKSWTQKILKPALSDHSDGERVDPGLPLEKQPWYHGAISRAEAESRLQPCKEAGYLVRNSESGNSRYSIALKTSQGCVHIIVAQTKDSKYTLNQTSAVFDSIPEVVHYYSNEKLPFKGAEHMTLLYPVHSKLH; from the exons ATGCAGTGGCCCCCGACCCCTGGCGCCTCTCCGTGTCTGGGCTGGGCCTCCTCGCTCGCCTGCTCCACCGCCGCGACGCTCCTGGTCCGAGCCGGCCGGGGCCCCCTCATGGCGGCCAAGTGGTTCAAGGAGTTCCCCCTGAACCTGAAGACCGTGTCGGAGCGGGCCAAGCctgggggcggcggcggcggcaaaCTGCGCAAGAACTCGGAGGCGGGCGGCGCGGGGCCGGGCCCCGGCAAGGGCCGCAAGAACTCGGCGGCCGAGCTGGGGAGCGGCAGGGCCGGCGTCGGCCCCAAGGACAGCCGGCTGTCCCGTGACAGCCTGCAGGGTCTGATTCAGGCCGCCGCGGGCAAGAACCGCAAAAACTCCCGGGCCACGGAGGAGGAGCCCCACCGGGGTGCGACCAAGAGCTCGGGCTGCAGCACCTACATCAACAGGCTCATCAAGGTGGACACTCAGGAGAAGAACGGGAAAACCAACtaccccagcagcagcagcagctccagctccagctccagctcctctTCCTCGGcgtcctcttccccttcctccctgggGCCCGAGCTGGACAAGGGCAAGATTATTAAGCAGCAAGACACG GTCATCATTTTAGAAGACTATGCTGACCCTTATGATGCCAAACGGACAAAGGGTCAAAGGGATGCAGAGAGAGTCGGAGAGAACGACGGTTACATGGAACCGTATGATGCGCAGCAAATGATAACAG AAATTAGACGACGGGGTTCCAAGGATCCCTTGGTGAAGGCTCTCCAGCTGCTTGACAATCCCTGTGAACCCGCGGAGGGCAGCCTGAAGTCAGAGACCTTGGCCAAAAGACGGAGTTCCAAGGACCTGCTGGGGAAGCCGCCACAGCTGTACGACACTCCCTACGAGCCTGCAGAAGGGGGCCCCAGGGCAGAGGGGAAGGCGCGGCCCCCAGACAGCCGGCTGCCCGAGAATGACGAGCGGCCCGCAGCCGAGTACGAGCAGCCCTGGGAGTGGAAGAAGGAACAGATCGTACGTGCTCTGTCAG TCCAGTTTGAAGGAGCTGAGCGACCTTCCCTCAGGGAGGAGACAGTGAGGCAGCACCACCGGCAGAAGAGCTGGACCCAAAAGATCCTGAAGCCAgccctctcagaccacagtgacgGGGAGAGAGTGGACCCGGGCCTGCCCCTGGAGAAACAGCC CTGGTATCATGGTGCCATTAGCCGTGCCGAGGCTGAGAGTCGACTACAGCCCTGCAAAGAAGCTGGTTACCTGGTTCGAAATAGCGAGTCGGGGAACAGCAGGTACTCCATTGCTCTAAA GACTAGTCAAGGATGTGTCCACATCATAGTGGCTCAGACCAAAGACAGCAAATACACACTGAATCAGACGAGCGCTGTGTTCGACAGCATCCCTGAAGTGGTACACTATTACTCCAACGAAAAGCTGCCTTTCAAAGGGGCGGAGCACATGACTCTACTCTACCCCGTGCACAGCAAGCTTCACTAA
- the SHE gene encoding SH2 domain-containing adapter protein E isoform X2, which produces MQWPPTPGASPCLGWASSLACSTAATLLVRAGRGPLMAAKWFKEFPLNLKTVSERAKPGGGGGGKLRKNSEAGGAGPGPGKGRKNSAAELGSGRAGVGPKDSRLSRDSLQGLIQAAAGKNRKNSRATEEEPHRGATKSSGCSTYINRLIKVDTQEKNGKTNYPSSSSSSSSSSSSSSSASSSPSSLGPELDKGKIIKQQDTVIILEDYADPYDAKRTKGQRDAERVGENDGYMEPYDAQQMITEIRRRGSKDPLVKALQLLDNPCEPAEGSLKSETLAKRRSSKDLLGKPPQLYDTPYEPAEGGPRAEGKARPPDSRLPENDERPAAEYEQPWEWKKEQIVRALSVQFEGAERPSLREETVRQHHRQKSWTQKILKPALSDHSDGERVDPGLPLEKQPWYHGAISRAEAESRLQPCKEAGYLVRNSESGNSRTSQGCVHIIVAQTKDSKYTLNQTSAVFDSIPEVVHYYSNEKLPFKGAEHMTLLYPVHSKLH; this is translated from the exons ATGCAGTGGCCCCCGACCCCTGGCGCCTCTCCGTGTCTGGGCTGGGCCTCCTCGCTCGCCTGCTCCACCGCCGCGACGCTCCTGGTCCGAGCCGGCCGGGGCCCCCTCATGGCGGCCAAGTGGTTCAAGGAGTTCCCCCTGAACCTGAAGACCGTGTCGGAGCGGGCCAAGCctgggggcggcggcggcggcaaaCTGCGCAAGAACTCGGAGGCGGGCGGCGCGGGGCCGGGCCCCGGCAAGGGCCGCAAGAACTCGGCGGCCGAGCTGGGGAGCGGCAGGGCCGGCGTCGGCCCCAAGGACAGCCGGCTGTCCCGTGACAGCCTGCAGGGTCTGATTCAGGCCGCCGCGGGCAAGAACCGCAAAAACTCCCGGGCCACGGAGGAGGAGCCCCACCGGGGTGCGACCAAGAGCTCGGGCTGCAGCACCTACATCAACAGGCTCATCAAGGTGGACACTCAGGAGAAGAACGGGAAAACCAACtaccccagcagcagcagcagctccagctccagctccagctcctctTCCTCGGcgtcctcttccccttcctccctgggGCCCGAGCTGGACAAGGGCAAGATTATTAAGCAGCAAGACACG GTCATCATTTTAGAAGACTATGCTGACCCTTATGATGCCAAACGGACAAAGGGTCAAAGGGATGCAGAGAGAGTCGGAGAGAACGACGGTTACATGGAACCGTATGATGCGCAGCAAATGATAACAG AAATTAGACGACGGGGTTCCAAGGATCCCTTGGTGAAGGCTCTCCAGCTGCTTGACAATCCCTGTGAACCCGCGGAGGGCAGCCTGAAGTCAGAGACCTTGGCCAAAAGACGGAGTTCCAAGGACCTGCTGGGGAAGCCGCCACAGCTGTACGACACTCCCTACGAGCCTGCAGAAGGGGGCCCCAGGGCAGAGGGGAAGGCGCGGCCCCCAGACAGCCGGCTGCCCGAGAATGACGAGCGGCCCGCAGCCGAGTACGAGCAGCCCTGGGAGTGGAAGAAGGAACAGATCGTACGTGCTCTGTCAG TCCAGTTTGAAGGAGCTGAGCGACCTTCCCTCAGGGAGGAGACAGTGAGGCAGCACCACCGGCAGAAGAGCTGGACCCAAAAGATCCTGAAGCCAgccctctcagaccacagtgacgGGGAGAGAGTGGACCCGGGCCTGCCCCTGGAGAAACAGCC CTGGTATCATGGTGCCATTAGCCGTGCCGAGGCTGAGAGTCGACTACAGCCCTGCAAAGAAGCTGGTTACCTGGTTCGAAATAGCGAGTCGGGGAACAGCAG GACTAGTCAAGGATGTGTCCACATCATAGTGGCTCAGACCAAAGACAGCAAATACACACTGAATCAGACGAGCGCTGTGTTCGACAGCATCCCTGAAGTGGTACACTATTACTCCAACGAAAAGCTGCCTTTCAAAGGGGCGGAGCACATGACTCTACTCTACCCCGTGCACAGCAAGCTTCACTAA
- the SHE gene encoding SH2 domain-containing adapter protein E isoform X3, which yields MQWPPTPGASPCLGWASSLACSTAATLLVRAGRGPLMAAKWFKEFPLNLKTVSERAKPGGGGGGKLRKNSEAGGAGPGPGKGRKNSAAELGSGRAGVGPKDSRLSRDSLQGLIQAAAGKNRKNSRATEEEPHRGATKSSGCSTYINRLIKVDTQEKNGKTNYPSSSSSSSSSSSSSSSASSSPSSLGPELDKGKIIKQQDTVIILEDYADPYDAKRTKGQRDAERVGENDGYMEPYDAQQMITEIRRRGSKDPLVKALQLLDNPCEPAEGSLKSETLAKRRSSKDLLGKPPQLYDTPYEPAEGGPRAEGKARPPDSRLPENDERPAAEYEQPWEWKKEQIVRALSVQFEGAERPSLREETVRQHHRQKSWTQKILKPALSDHSDGERVDPGLPLEKQPEKKRKRRGKKEKEGKRNITSFLKWVSIMADQYFECLKWLMHILCV from the exons ATGCAGTGGCCCCCGACCCCTGGCGCCTCTCCGTGTCTGGGCTGGGCCTCCTCGCTCGCCTGCTCCACCGCCGCGACGCTCCTGGTCCGAGCCGGCCGGGGCCCCCTCATGGCGGCCAAGTGGTTCAAGGAGTTCCCCCTGAACCTGAAGACCGTGTCGGAGCGGGCCAAGCctgggggcggcggcggcggcaaaCTGCGCAAGAACTCGGAGGCGGGCGGCGCGGGGCCGGGCCCCGGCAAGGGCCGCAAGAACTCGGCGGCCGAGCTGGGGAGCGGCAGGGCCGGCGTCGGCCCCAAGGACAGCCGGCTGTCCCGTGACAGCCTGCAGGGTCTGATTCAGGCCGCCGCGGGCAAGAACCGCAAAAACTCCCGGGCCACGGAGGAGGAGCCCCACCGGGGTGCGACCAAGAGCTCGGGCTGCAGCACCTACATCAACAGGCTCATCAAGGTGGACACTCAGGAGAAGAACGGGAAAACCAACtaccccagcagcagcagcagctccagctccagctccagctcctctTCCTCGGcgtcctcttccccttcctccctgggGCCCGAGCTGGACAAGGGCAAGATTATTAAGCAGCAAGACACG GTCATCATTTTAGAAGACTATGCTGACCCTTATGATGCCAAACGGACAAAGGGTCAAAGGGATGCAGAGAGAGTCGGAGAGAACGACGGTTACATGGAACCGTATGATGCGCAGCAAATGATAACAG AAATTAGACGACGGGGTTCCAAGGATCCCTTGGTGAAGGCTCTCCAGCTGCTTGACAATCCCTGTGAACCCGCGGAGGGCAGCCTGAAGTCAGAGACCTTGGCCAAAAGACGGAGTTCCAAGGACCTGCTGGGGAAGCCGCCACAGCTGTACGACACTCCCTACGAGCCTGCAGAAGGGGGCCCCAGGGCAGAGGGGAAGGCGCGGCCCCCAGACAGCCGGCTGCCCGAGAATGACGAGCGGCCCGCAGCCGAGTACGAGCAGCCCTGGGAGTGGAAGAAGGAACAGATCGTACGTGCTCTGTCAG TCCAGTTTGAAGGAGCTGAGCGACCTTCCCTCAGGGAGGAGACAGTGAGGCAGCACCACCGGCAGAAGAGCTGGACCCAAAAGATCCTGAAGCCAgccctctcagaccacagtgacgGGGAGAGAGTGGACCCGGGCCTGCCCCTGGAGAAACAGCC agagaaaaagagaaaaagaaggggaaaaaaagaaaaagagggaaaaaggaatattacttcattcctaaaatgggtttcaataatggccgatcaatattttgagtgtttaaagtggttaatgcatattttatgtgtttaa